Genomic segment of Salvia splendens isolate huo1 chromosome 12, SspV2, whole genome shotgun sequence:
ataaagcaacaAACCTTTCAAACGCATGTTCCTCACCCCTCAATACATGCAAgcatattttttaatcaaaggGGGCCCATAATTAGttgaaaaatttaaaaataaatgtgtTTTACTTTAATAATAGTTAGTTATGTTCATATTGAACAAATAAAAAACTGGGAATTGATTTTACTTGAACCAATTCTTTTAATTAGTTATGTTTatgttcttttaattttttgcaAGATCCAATAATTCCCATTAGTATGTTTAAATTAGTTCCATTTAGCATTTAGTTATGTTCATAATGAACAAATAAAAAACTCAAGCAATTCCATTTAGTTAGTTATTCCTCTACAAGAATTAATAGAAGAATGGAAATTAAATATCATTAattcattattaaaaaaatcaattgcaaTGATATATACAGTATATGAAAATAATGCATGATAATTAAGACACCAAGCCTAAACCCAACTAATAGTTTAATGGTGGGTCCAAAAAGTCCATAAAAAACAAAGTTCAATTTATTTTACACTTACTAGAGATTAGTGGAAACTCGAAACACAAGCTGGTGGATAATGCGTAACGTCCATGAACAACGGATTCAcccttaaaattttaaatcaagcactaattttcttaaaatctaatcAATAATACTATTCATAAACTAATTAATGTTCGGCCGAATATGAAAGATAATatccattaaaaaaaatcgacaGCTATCATTATTCAATAGCATTGAAATAAGAGAAAATCGTAAGCATTATAGCAAGTTGAAGTAGTGAAACAATATTGCCGGATTTAACGAAAATTTCCTAGGAGTTCTTTTTCACCTCCTAAGAATGTAaatctttttcaaattttcacgaGAAAGCTAGCAGCCCTGTAACGGCGCTTATTAAGAATGGCATCAAACCGGAGGAGATGCTCCGAGCCGAACCGGAGTAGTACGGGTCGACCGGGTACAGGTTCCCGGGTGGACCGTTTATGTATATGTAAGGTGGGTTCTGGCCGCCGCCGCTAGGAGGAGGCGGGCAGTAGTTGCTCGGTGGCGGCTGCTTCTTgggtggaggtggaggaggagaCGGTGGCGGGTTGCAAGGGTTGTTGCAAGGGCAGCCACGGCATTTGTTCTCCAACTCGGGAGGGGTTTCATCAAGAAGCTTTCTTGAATGTGTTGCTTGTTGGGATTCCACTAAATTTGAGATCATGCCAAGAAAAATGGTGAAGTGCAAGATTTTGAACCTAGCCATCATGGTTTGAGTGATCATTGTGATGataaaatgtgtgtatttgtagAAGTGTGTTGGAAAGGTGCTTGTTAGGTGCATGGAAGCATTGGAAAAAGGGGAGGGGAAATTTTGGAGAAATAATAGGGGGAATTTAGTAGGGAATTGGAATAGTTATAATTTTTATGTGTGTTGTACATGAGTATTGAGGGGTTTGGCTTAAACTATAAGGCAAACTCACTATTTGCATGTGGATGGCCCACTTTATTAGATTTATTGATTTGTGTACTCCACTTATTAGTGTGTAATTGCATGCATTCTACAGCTAATTCCAATAATTGTATACTTTTTCTTACTCCCTCCGCcctaaggaagatgaccccttcaattccttgggcggcatgagattttatgtagttttattttgtgtgttaaatggagagagtgAGTAAGAGGGaggaaataaagtagaaataaaggtgtttttattttaagtaataGATCATCTTGGTTGGGATAAATCAAAAAGAAAAGTATGTCATCTTCAATGGAACAGAAGGAGTATAATACAATTGCTTTCTCACTATTCACGAGAAATAATTAGAGGATATAAACATAAACCACAATCTCATTTGGATTTATTTTGtcaattaacaaaataaattaagttGAAGAAGAGACCATATATCACTGCATGATTGACAAAATAAATTAAGTTGAAGAAGAGACCATATATATCACTGCATGCAATAACTTGTGCAATGCACTATTGTTTAgagtttaaaatttgaaataattgtATTAATCTGAATTTTGATGGATTTAAAAAGTTAAGGTACATGTTAGACACGCCTTTCCCTCGGCCACAATCAAGGTTGCATGCATCACAAAGAGGAATAGGTGGAGAATGCATATGTATCTAAATATTGGAGCTTGATTGAAAAGCAAATTTTTAGGGAATCATGCAAACATATATGAATGATGAATTCATAAATGtttttaataaacaaatttaGACAACTGATCTTAGGGGTAAGCTTTTTCTTGAGAAAATAAGAAATTTcgtgaaaaaattaaaatatagctACTACTTGCTTTTTAGTTGTGTAGTGCTATATAGTCGTGTCAAACTATCATTTGATTAGGATCGCTAGTTAAGgttatgtatttatttatatattattggaATCGTGTTTGGTCGATGGACTTtcaccaataataaatgtgacatgatatttaattttataaaattaaatacaatagCACCGATCTACTTTCGGAGTAAATaaccgtggtatattcattttctctaaatcgattcccggtgagtgcgAAATTATGAATAAAGTTTGTCACAATTGTGAGCTATAAAAGAGCTATGAGATAAAATCAAGGTAGTATTAATTAAGAGTTTTAATTATCAGATATTGGTGGCGagaaccttattaaacatgtatttaataagatgaattattacaTATAATAATgatcgtggactaagatgggcgGTAGAACCCACATGCGCATGCTGCCTTGCTGCGGCCGCGAGCCGGGCTCGGTGCCACCGTGTCCTGTGACATGACCCATGCTCAGTGTGCTGTATGTCGTGTGCCATGTGCCAAAAGGTCCACGACggaccccgacgcatagcgAGTGACAAAAAGGTCCCCAATGGGTCATGATGCATCGCGTGCCAAAAGGTCCACGATGAATCTCGTCGTGTAGCGTGTCCAGATGCATCATATCTCTTCAGCTCCCGTAACGGCTTGTAACCTCCaacggttacagtcaagccatcatgccACACATAATGGCTATTGACTCCAGCATCACCCAATatgtggacttggcctataaatacaCATGCATCCCTTTTATGCTATACACAAGAACACCAAGCATATCATTTGCAAAGCTCTCTTTCTGCATagttttctgtcgaagctctgctctcGCCATCATCCAGTTTGTCGGAGCTTGTTCTGTctgcggtgctgcaacgaacaagacgaaaccgttttatctttggagaCGACACGCCAATCCGAAAGCATTACTAGGGCCTGGGGGGCCCTTGGCCCTTCACCCATTTTCAtaaattctatatatatatatatatatatatatatatatatatatatatatatatatatatatatatgtccatgatcaattgagattttttaagctaattgaggaatgagatgcaatctcagccactcatttttattaaatgagtggtccagattttgccacacaaaaaatatttttaaattaatttattatgaaagggtataatggtAATTCACATCCCCCTCTCTTCTTCCCAAAAATCCTTTTTTTCCCAAATCACTACCGCTAATCAGCCCTCCATCTTCATCTTTATCCCTCTAATTTCGTCGACGACAATGGCGATTGCCGCCGCCATATCGCTGCTGCTGATTACCGTCAAACATCCTCTTCGACTCGCAATCTCTCTTGCTCCTCGGCTTGAATACGCCGCTGCTCCTCGGGATCATTGAGGCGAACCTCCTCCTCTCAGCACGCGATCTCCGCCAATTATTTTCTgttgttcttcttcttctccttcttcgcAGCCTTCCTTGAATGATATTACGATTCTCTTCCTTGAGATCGCTGATTTTTTTATGGAGATCTGCGATCTCGTCAGAATCTGCATTGTTAGCTTCAATGAATTCGTTGCCGGAGGTTGAATTCGTGGACGTGTTCGGTTTCGCTCTCAATTTGATCAGCGAGAGGTTCAATTCATCAAATCTTCAATTTGTTGGAGTTCATCAAATCTTCAATTCAGCAAATTCGTTGCCGAGAGGTTCAATTTGTTTTAAAATCTTCAAATATTGTTGCTTTATTTTTTGGATAATAACTTGTTGGAGTTAATTGAATATTTGGTTGGAGTTAATTACCAAACATCTTCAGAGACATTTGAATGGAAGATGTATACTAATGTTGGATTTGGCAGTATCTGCATTCTCTTCTAATTTTCATAAATAGGCTAGCTAAGACACGGAGATAAGAATTGCTTCATGAACTTAGTTTAAACAGTCATTGTTCTTCCATGGATTGTGTACAGTAATATTCTAAAAGCTGGTGTTGTATtccaatttaattgaatttcagTCTTCAATCGCGATTTTTGTGAGATTGGCGATTTCTGTGAGATCTCTCTGATTCCAACGCTTTTTGATTCAATTGATTCAAAAATTAGAACACAGACGATTTCAACGATCTCTAATCCGACGATTCCTCAGCAtatcaatttttgaaaaaaatgactaATTCGACGGAGTTTGGTTGAATCTGAAGTTTTTAGGTTGATTTTATCGACTTTGATTctgtttttatgctttatttgttGATGCCCAGTCGAATTTGTTCCTAATCAgtttttttttgccttttcatCTTTAGCTTCGAGTTCAAATCGTAATCAATACCTAAGGTGTTATCTGATGGATTCTTCATCTTATTACTagtcgagttgacgaatggTGAAGGTAATTTGGATTGGTTTTCATTAACATGACTTTTGTGTACTTTGTTGGTGAATTATACTCCGTTGACATAAATGCatagttgttgatattttaattgaTGTTCTGTTGACATAAATGCAAATCTGTTGACATGATGTATGTTACCTGTTAAATATTCTATATAGTTATACtctttgttgacattttgttgACATATAAAATAGTTGTGTGCAAAATGCACTCTCCCCTGGCTGAAGAGCCCCTGTTGTGGTGTTTGTTGGTGGAGGAAGGTGTTATGGGTAGGGTTGACAGTCCATGATAGGATGGCTAagatgttggtgttggtgtgTTGGTGCTGcgtattttgagattttgattctGGTGTGGGTCAGTTAAGATATGCTAGTTGACATTATGTTCTGGTTTGAATTGATGTTCTGTTGACATAAATGCAAATATGTTGACATGATGTATGTTACCTGTTAAATATTCTATGTagctatattgacattttgttGACATACAAAATAGTTGTATGCAAAATGCACCCTCCCCTGGCTGAAGAACCCATGCTGTGGTGTTTGTTGGTGGAGGAAGGGGTTATGGGTAGGGTTGAGAGTCCATGATAGGATGTCTGATATGTTGGTGCTGtttattttgagattttgattctGGATTCTGGTGTGGGTCAGTTAAGATATGCTAGTTGACATTATCTGTTTTAGGTTGTTGACATATTTTCCCATTATGTTGTAGGATCTGTTATTCCAATTTGCAACGCTGAGTTGAGGCATTATGAAGGTCAAAAATTTTCTTCACTTGAGGAGggaatttccttttatgaaaAGTATGCACAAGAAGCTTGTTTTGATTGTCGAAGATTTGGAAATAGGTCTAGTGGTGGTGTTATTACTTTTTCAGTATGTTGTTTGCAACAGACAAGGTTTTCATACAGTTGATCCGTTGGATGTTGATGTAAGTATATCTGAGGATGTGAACGTGTcagatgatgatgaagtaaCTTCAAAGAAGAAACGTAGACGTGACACAAAAAGGTATGGATGTGGAGCATGGATCAGTTTCAAGTTTTTTTTCTGATTGTGGTGTTAAATATTATCTTGTGCATCAATTCATTGAGGAACACAATCATGCTATGGTTGACAAAGATCATAAGCGATTTATGAAAGGAAATCGCAGTATGAATGATGTTCATCATAAGTTTGTTGAAGATTGCACCAAAGCTAACATCGGTCCTACTTCAACTTTAAACTTATTAAAGGAGTTTTTtggtggttatgatgttgttgGGTGTACGTTGAATGATGTTAGGaattgttctcgtgatattaaaGAGAAACTGGAAGAAGTGGATGTTCAAATGATCCTAAATCAGAtgcaagaaaagaagaaaaattgtAAAGGCTTTTTCACAAATATCAAAGGTATGTGAAGTATTTCCTATAGATATTTCAGTTTATTTGTCATATGTTGCTCAAACAGGACGACGACATTCTCTGTATCTAACAAAAACACTCATGTTtagtatatttcaattttgtgttgacataaactatataagctgttgacatgtTACAGATTTAGTGTTCATATAATTTATATAGGATATTGACATGTTATATGTTTGCTGGTTCTAACGAAGATGACAAGCTACAGATTGGTAACAGGTGTCATGGACGTTACTTTGGATAATTTGCTTGTGGGTATTGGTCCtgaaatttttactgatgaCACTACTGGATCTTCATCGGTTGATGAAAATGATTCCATCAAGAACATATATAGTATTGCTGTACCTGAAGAAATAACTGCACATGCTCCAGATGTGGTTAGTACAAAGGGAGGTGCAAGTGACAAGAAAAGCATGATTAAGTCAAGCATAGAGAAAGCAATTGAAAAAGCAAGTAAACTTCATAGGCGTTGTGGAAAGTGTTATAAAGTGACTGATCATAATGCTAGGAGTTGTGGCAGAAAGTAGACATAATTGTTCTTTTTTAACTAAcagagttgttttttagttttaacatatgctacaagttattgacattttcttattagttgttgatatttgattttgctctctattgacattctattgtatgattttgttttttaattttaagatttgttttctgagttgtacacactttattcaagctgttgacatttgtgtataagttgttgacatttcaatacaagttgGAGTCAGGCTTGCCTCTGTGCTCCTCGTTGATGAGGGCGTCCAGGCTGCCCCAATCGTGCCTGGAGGggtaattacaattacaattcatgtttttaaggttaattacaattaaaaattatgtcaactatatatactagccatgtcaacaactaatataactatgtcaactatggtgcatatcgtgtcaacggcacatacatgtcatgtcaactacggtacatatcgtgtcaactacacgtacaagccatgtcaactgtgttacaagccatgtcatctacacgtacaagccatgtcaacaacaatcagagttgttttttagttgttaatatatgctacaagttattgacattttcttattagttgttgatatttgattttgctctctattgacattcttttgtatgattttgttttttttaattttaagatttgTTTTTTGAGCTGTACACACTTTAtgcaagctgttgacatttggttataagttgttgacatttcaatacaagttgGAGTCAGGCTTGCCTCTGTGCTCCTCGCTGATAAGGGCGTCCAGGCTACCCCAGTCCTGCCTGGAGGggtaattacaattacaattcatgtttttaaggttaattacaattaaaaattatgacaactatatatactagccatgtcaacaactaatataactatgtcaactatggtgcatatcgtgtcaacggcacatacatgtcatgttaactacggtacatatcgtgtcaactacaagtacaagccatgtcaactacacatacaaccatgtcaactgcacatagaaaccatgtcaacaacaattataagtcatgtcaactagacatacaagccatgtcaacaactatcagagttgttttttagttgttaACATATACtacaagttattgacattttcttattagttgttgatatttgattttgctctctattgacattctattgtatgattttgtttttttaattttaagatttgttttctgagttgtacacactttattcaagctgttgacatttgtgtataagttgttgacatttcaatcaAGTTGTTGAACTGATTAACATTTGATATAACTGCTAAGTTCAAAAGTCTGAATCCACAATAACAGTTTTAAAACTCATCCAAAAAATAAGTTAACATCAAACATTAATATCACTTTTTGTTTACTTCTTTTTTCTACGACTAAACAACTCCGTGTACTTGTTGTTTAGCTCAAGCAATTTGTCCATGTTTGCTTCTATCCAATCATGAGCCAGTTGTAACATCGGCTACCTCTGGTTATTATAAATTGATGAAATCATCGTGTAGCCATACCTTCCCCTGAGTATGTGGGGAATCTTTACACTACGCGCAGAGAAGCCAATATCCCATTCACTGCCCTTTTTGCCAACATAGGTCTCCATGTGCCTCATCAAATAGACACCACGGTCCTTCTTTGTTCGTGCTTGTGGCCCACTCTAAAGGCGGAAAGTTGATTGAAGACTTGTTTATATTTTCTGAAATATCTAACATTTTCTTCTCTATGAAGTATGCTTCAAACATATCTTTctgcaaaatatataaataactaaatcaAACTACACAAACAAAGCATTTTAACATGATGTAGAAATTATGTCAACCAAATGTAGAGAATATGTCAATAACATAGATAAAAGCATACCATTAAACCAATATCAATGTCATACTTCACGAACAgatccatatttttatgtggTTTGTTGTAATCTATTATCTCAATGGTGTTTTTCTTCATCCAATATACTACAAGATAGTAATGGAAATTTGTACAAACTAGGAAGAAGACATGTATGACATGAAAGATAAAATGacattaaagataaaattatatccAAAGAACACCTGTTCATATTCTTAGGTAAATGTCATTGTGAGATCTTATTaccaatcaatttttctccaGTTGAAATCTGGTCTTCTTTGAATCTCATTATCTATCTGAGAAATGAAATTCTTCTTTGCTGTCGAAGCATCCCAattatagctatgtcaatagccatgtcaaacaaatcatatactctgttcaaacaagcatatactctgttttatagctatgtcaatagctattgtatgaaatgaaacacaataaatcTATATCAATAACTCTTTCTGGTTCAACCTACAGTCATCCTAACAACTATTCAAATAAGCATATACTGTTattatagctatgtcaatagctattgtatgaaatgtcaataatcttaaaaatttaaacaaatccttAACTGGAAGGTGATGCTTCCAATTGCGATTCTACCATggctaatcaacaaaaaaattcagTAGAAATCGAAttcataagaaaacaaatccagatttgttttaatacactaaaatcgaagcaatatacttaaaatttgaatcaattGCTGAACCTGAAGAAGTCGGAACCACCGCTGATGTGGAACGCCGATTCTCTTCGATCTGCGCTTCAACCGATTCAGCTACAATCGATGCTTCAACCAGAACCATTGTCACTGAGCTCCATTGTCAAGTCGATGATCTCCATCGCAGATAATCGAACGACAGCCATGGTGTCCGGCAGCCCTTCCCTCGTGGAATCCATTAGCATCTCCAGTGATTCCGCAACTCTCTTGAAGGCATTCAATGGAGAAAAACAGTGGATAGTATAGCATGTCACCACATCCaatcaaagaaacaaaatcatTGCATTTTACAACCATTGCCtaaaaatcaatataatttCACAATTGCATTATCCTTGAAATTGAGTTCTTCATTAACATTGACTTGAATTAGAGTTTCCCCAGAATAGCTACAGGAACTGAAAAACCACTAACTAGTAGGGCTGGAATTGCAGCGCAGAAAGCCAGGTTGCAGAAACTGCTGTCAgcaaatcaacaccaaattGGTGCTAAGATCCCTAAATTTGTAAAACCGACGAAAATACACATTAAACAACTGAAGCTAagaaccctaatttttcaaaatgTGGAGATATTCATCACTCAGTTCAATTAGTTTAGTTGAACAACGTAGCGAGCAATCTCCAATCAATATGAAATGAATTAATCATAAGCTGAGTAGATCTTCCCCAATTATATCAAATTcgggtagagagagagagaaatagagactACGGCGCGGACGGTGAGACTGAGAAATTGAATGTGGCATTCTCGACGGAGAAAAGAGTGAAAGAAGCGAAACAGCGGGGAGCGGGCAGCCGGAGACTCAGCCGGCTAGGAGGGGAAACAATGCCGCCATTTCCGTCGTTGGAGGTTCACAGAGTCTGCCCGCCGCCGCCCAAAACCACCTCTCAGaagctccgcctccgcctctccGAGATATTCTTCCCCGACGACCCGCTCCACAAGTTCCAAGGATCAGTCGTGGTTTTGGAAACTGATTTTGGGGCTGCAGTTCTTCTTCCCcattaaaacacgaaatgacacttatacccccgtgttgacataatgtgatagttgttgacatttagttaatcttgtggattagtggctgatattgcatctcatttctcaatttaggtaaataatctcaacctaacaggaccatatatatatatatatatatatatatatatatatatatatatatatatatatatatatatatatatatatatgcaacaGTTAGTATATGCATTGCTAGTGCAGTTGGTTCGGATTTGTGCCTCTTCGTCATGATGTACTGAGTTCAATTCCATCCGAGAACATTTCCGTATTTGGgtctatatttttttcatttatgctttatttattgATAATATTAGTgattttgtttaaataattttaacttattattataaatagtatGCTTATTATTGTTTTTGGTTTAACGTTGGTACTTGGTTTTTTCGTTGGTCTTTGTTGGTTTGTACTTTTGTTGGGTGTTGTTGTTGAACTCTTATTCACCATTATTTGGTTTGAGCCTTTTAttcatttactattttttttagctTTTTAGTAGTTCTATAATAGAAAACAACTCTTTGAtctaataaatataaaaatatttcatataatATTAGTAAATATTAGCTATGCTctgtattaaaataattatacaaactgaatagttttataattatttagtatTAAGTTTGCCCTTTTAGTGTGCATGACCTCGACCTGGTGCACATTATTATTTCATTGTTGTAATCTGAATAGATATATGGGTGGGATGGTATAAACATCCTGGATTAGGTAGTTTATGGATTCAAATGTAGGTAGTTTATGGATTCAAATTTAGACCACATATTGTTCACGTGACACATTAAAAACACACCACATTGTCAAGAGTCTTTTGTGTTTACCTATATGTGCATATTTATGGTTTTTACGTCCATgttatattcaaataaataatacgtgttttaatttttttggtatgGCCCGAGTGATGGATACTACCTAATTCTATATGGCCATGTATTGTAGAAACATAGGCTTATGATTATATGTGGAACAAGAGTGATGGGTGTAATTTGATGATTTCCCCCCAATATTTGCATTTGATAATTGATACCCTCTATTGAATTAATTGGGATATCTTATGATGTTTATGTCTTAATTTCAAAGGAGGTCAGTTCAGTACTCTTTCATTTGATTCATATATAATACGTATGCGGATataatatgaaaattaaaacataaGTTATAATGGAAAAACAAATAGTCGTCTCAAATCAAAGCACAACATCCAAATCATAGGTGCAGTGTATATAGCTTTATTTAAAACATTTCCTAGTTTGTCGATGCACATCTAATTAAAAGTGGTACAAGGCAATTGAAAAATAAGTAACAAGTACTTTTTTCACGTTAAATAAATTGCTTTTAATAGGACCAGAGAGGTTTTACACTTTTACTATGGGAGACCATGGGAAAAAAATTGGTGTATAGGTATTTGAAACGTAGGAGTAAATGTTTTGCGCATTTCAACCTAAATCAAtggaataaaattaaaatttaaacaataaaacaattaaaatcttTGCATTAATTGATTATGCACCAAATAGAAGTACGAGTTTATCAACATTCCATCCACATTTAAGctataaaaataagataaattagTGTTATCTGGATTTAGTAACAAGCACGTGA
This window contains:
- the LOC121757512 gene encoding chitin-binding lectin 1-like — translated: MARFKILHFTIFLGMISNLVESQQATHSRKLLDETPPELENKCRGCPCNNPCNPPPSPPPPPPKKQPPPSNYCPPPPSGGGQNPPYIYINGPPGNLYPVDPYYSGSARSISSGLMPFLISAVTGLLAFS